From Heteronotia binoei isolate CCM8104 ecotype False Entrance Well chromosome 17, APGP_CSIRO_Hbin_v1, whole genome shotgun sequence, one genomic window encodes:
- the LOC132585819 gene encoding chemerin-like receptor 1 yields the protein MDNTTQLIPLVVAHPDSSVAMAIYFDYHYDDGDVIFQTTLRKRMKILPMFIYSIAFVLGVIGNGLVIFITGFRMKKTVNAIWFLNLAIADFTFTFFLPLNVVYLALDFHWPFGEAMCKFNSSLAFVNLYSSIYLLMVISIDRCISVLCPVWAQNHRNPRCASFVAVGVWILALVLSSPTIHFRKTVQSKDKIHCYNHFSHDKKQAEVTHRAVIISRFIFAFVIPFQVILICYGAIVLQLRRDRLARSSKPFRVITAVIVAFFVCWLPYHVFSFLEIQVYKDPTLHQALIIGIPLTSSLAFINSCLNPILYVCMGNDFKEWLKHSILSIFENAFTEKESPQQRSSTQLP from the coding sequence ATGGACAACACAACTCAACTTATCCCTCTTGTGGTTGCACACCCAGATTCCAGTGTTGCCATGGCCATCTATTTTGACTATCATTATGATGATGGAGATGTTATATTCCAAACAACTTTGCGGAAAAGGATGAAGATCCTCCCTATGTTCATCTATAGCATTGCCTTTGTGCTGGGTGTCATTGGAAATGGGCTGGTCATTTTCATCACCGGCTTCCGTATGAAGAAAACAGTCAATGCCATCTGGTTCCTCAACTTGGCCATTGCTGACTTCACCTTCACCTTCTTCCTGCCCTTGAATGTTGTCTATCTAGCCCTGGACTTTCACTGGCCCTTTGGGGAGGCCATGTGCAAGTTCAACAGCAGCTTGGCCTTTGTCAACCTTTATTCCAGCATCTACCTCCTCATGGTGATCAGCATAGACCGCTGTATTTCTGTATTATGCCCTGTGTGGGCTCAGAATCACCGGAATCCCCGATGTGCTTCTTTTGTGGCTGTTGGGGTTTGGATTCTGGCCCTCGTGTTGAGTTCGCCGACCATCCATTTTAGGAAGACCGTGCAGAGTAAGGATAAGATCCACTGCTATAACCACTTTAGCCATGATAAGAAACAGGCAGAAGTCACCCACCGTGCCGTGATTATCAGCCGTTTCATCTTTGCCTTTGTGATCCCCTTTCAAGTCATCCTTATTTGCTACGGGGCGATTGTTCTGCAGCTGAGGAGGGACCGCTTGGCCCGGTCGAGCAagcccttcagggtcatcactgCAGTGATTGTGGCCTTTTTCGTCTGCTGGCTCCCCTATCATGTTTTCTCTTTCCTGGAGATTCAAGTCTACAAGGACCCCACCCTGCATCAGGCACTCATCATTGGCATTCCTCTGACGTCCAGCCTGGCCTTCATCAACAGCTGCCTGAACCCCATCCTGTATGTCTGCATGGGGAACGATTTCAAGGAATGGCTGAAACACTCCATCCTCTCCATATTTGAGAATGCCTTCACTGAGAAGGAAAGTCCTCAGCAAAGGTCAAGCACACAATTACCTTAA